A genomic region of Monomorium pharaonis isolate MP-MQ-018 unplaced genomic scaffold, ASM1337386v2 scaffold_478, whole genome shotgun sequence contains the following coding sequences:
- the LOC118648509 gene encoding uncharacterized protein LOC118648509 has translation MEEIHAPVHDNSPSIEHILRPISYTSWCMGVGIAHPQKCSKYVTIVIRIIHLMISTFYLIMFIHEYVMYRDIRLSVISITKSIHVINSIIYFITVYYYFYHGIRQYNWSELMDKIKELDRKIRKETHINDRPVKIMEAVAILMTFVCCPLIPIVIHLYYFMYYRIYFTHPLTPWLFYYMMARSLINSFFFDTVVYVLYYRYQTVNKMLGHLDKLSDTPLIALKIRRIRELHNDICDLIIKMNNTYGLYLLFCSANCFFLVTTKLYDAYLFMGQKRYDTTLLSYIDSTIYTMQFGLICWICTLARQEFDKTKIIMCAIALKYQSMKFDKRNDTRNQSNLEVRPPLEGADNEQNFDRSNSHDWNYVVMENLLGKFMAQDNVNNEINGFLIQLQHRRVSFMACEFFEMNNNLFCSFVGVIFTFLMIFIQFA, from the exons ATGGAGGAGATTCATGCGCCAGTACACGACAACTCGCCATCGATAGAGCATATCTTACGTCCAATATCTTACACGTCTTGGTGCATGGGCGTAGGTATTGCACATCCGCAAAAGTGTTCAAAGTATGTGACGATAGTCATACGTATCATTCACCTGATGATATCtactttttacttaataatgttTATCCATGAATACGTTATGTATCGAGATATACGTTTATCCGTGATTTCAATAACGAAATCCATCCACGTTATAAATAGCATAATATACTTCATAACggtatattattacttttatcacGGAATCAGGCAGTATAACTGGTCAGAGCTGATGGACAAAATAAAGGAGCTCGATCGAAAGATCAGGAAAGAAACACACATAAATGATCGACCAGTAAAAATCATGGAAGCAGTAGCGATTCTCATGACTTTTGTGTGTTGTCCTTTGATTCCAATTGTGATCCacctatattattttatgtattatcgtatatattttactcATCCGCTCACTCCTTGGCTGTTTTATTACATGATGGCACGGTCGTTGATCAACAGCTTCTTCTTTGACACTGTTGTCTATGTGCTGTATTACAGATATCAAACGGTAAATAAAATGCTCGGCCATTTGGATAAGCTATCTGATACACCATTGATCGCACTGAAAATCAGACGCATCAGAGAATTGCATAATG ATATTTGTGATCTCATTATTAAGATGAATAATACTTATGgtctttatcttcttttttgcTCGGCAAACTGCTTCTTTTTGGTCACTACCAAACTATACGATGCGTACTTATTTATGGGGCAAAAACGATATGACACTACATTGCTGTCTTATATCGATTCGACTATATATACTATGCAATTTGGTTTGATATGTTGGATTTGCACACTTGCGCGTCAAGAATTCGATAAAACCAAGATAATTATGTGCGCAATTGCATTGAAGTACCAATCTATGAAGTTTGATAAACGGAACGATACAAGGAATCAATCGAATTTAGAGGTACGACCGCCATTGGAAGGCGCGGACAACGAGCAAAATTTTGATAGGAGTAATAGTCACGATTGGAATTACGTAGTCATGGAAAATCTTTTGGGCAAATTTATGGCTCAAGACAATGTCAATAACGAAATTAATGGATTTTTGATTCAATTACAACATCGTCGAGTATCATTTATGGCCTGCGAATTCTTCGAAATGAACAATAATTTGTTCTGTAGT tttGTCGGAGTGATCTTCACATTTTTGATGATCTTCATTCAATTTGCTTAA